One region of Haladaptatus cibarius D43 genomic DNA includes:
- the pstA gene encoding phosphate ABC transporter permease PstA, whose protein sequence is MATDTGGLESTEQFSRISRTTGTIFKYTLLAGTLVGIVALGILLLYVANDAIQPLTADPGWYLVFFATFVLPTVAVGWYLNQTSGVAFSTGITTIGMLLVGTIFAAGISTVFIDVVYPLMWFAYFVAFAVPIAFAIGLSRSDFEIPFLGWLGITVLTFGASLVLVPYGILRLLYIPTNGMSIALTFGSVAALAGRSYVSKRWDEERTANIAAGIILLVTILSPFVGAFTGIGAVPAPILTTMALVPVGLYVADTVAHRPENNVGLALPVAIIGGALLGAFLVDVLSFAGPQSWLDWGFVTGNSSSTAADAGLYPAIVGSVLLMFVVSLVSFPLGVGAAVYLEEYAPDNKLTRIVTINVSNLAGVPSVVYGLLGAGVFVTYLGPGIPVLPPAIANPLGLTPIYVAGNLFGSGTIVVGGLALSLLILPIIIISSQEAIRAVPNNMRQASYGMGATQWQTVKNVVLPRAFPGILTGTILGLGRAVGETAPLIMIGAAAIAPVPRTFESVVAAMPMQIYVWAGEFATPEFFNRVVPAGVIVLLVAMLAMNSVAIALRNKYQKEG, encoded by the coding sequence ATGGCAACAGACACCGGCGGACTCGAATCGACGGAGCAGTTTTCACGGATTAGCCGAACCACTGGAACGATATTCAAGTACACTCTGTTGGCCGGAACCCTCGTCGGAATCGTCGCGCTCGGCATCCTACTGTTGTACGTGGCGAACGACGCCATCCAACCGCTCACCGCCGACCCGGGCTGGTATCTCGTCTTCTTCGCAACCTTCGTCCTGCCCACCGTCGCCGTCGGTTGGTATCTGAACCAAACTAGCGGAGTCGCATTTTCGACGGGGATAACCACAATCGGGATGCTCCTCGTCGGGACGATATTCGCGGCGGGTATCTCGACCGTCTTCATCGACGTGGTGTACCCGCTCATGTGGTTCGCGTACTTCGTCGCGTTCGCCGTCCCCATCGCGTTCGCCATCGGATTGAGCAGAAGCGATTTCGAAATCCCGTTCCTCGGCTGGTTAGGTATCACGGTGCTCACCTTTGGCGCATCGTTGGTACTCGTGCCATACGGCATCCTTCGTCTGCTCTACATCCCGACGAACGGCATGTCGATTGCACTCACCTTCGGTTCGGTGGCTGCACTCGCCGGAAGAAGCTACGTTAGCAAACGGTGGGACGAGGAACGAACCGCGAATATCGCGGCCGGAATCATCCTCCTCGTGACGATACTGTCGCCGTTTGTCGGTGCTTTCACCGGCATTGGGGCGGTTCCCGCACCGATTCTGACGACAATGGCCCTTGTCCCGGTCGGACTCTACGTCGCCGACACGGTCGCTCATCGACCGGAAAACAATGTCGGGCTCGCATTACCAGTCGCCATCATCGGCGGTGCGCTCCTCGGGGCGTTCCTCGTTGACGTGCTTTCGTTCGCCGGGCCGCAGTCGTGGCTCGATTGGGGATTCGTCACGGGCAACAGTTCAAGCACTGCCGCAGACGCGGGTTTATATCCCGCAATCGTCGGTTCGGTGCTGTTGATGTTCGTAGTCTCCCTCGTATCGTTCCCGCTCGGCGTCGGTGCCGCGGTGTACCTCGAAGAGTACGCCCCGGATAATAAGCTAACGAGAATCGTCACAATCAACGTCTCGAATCTGGCGGGCGTTCCAAGTGTCGTATACGGCCTACTCGGCGCGGGTGTCTTCGTCACGTATCTTGGCCCCGGTATTCCAGTGCTTCCCCCAGCGATTGCGAACCCGCTCGGTCTTACACCGATATACGTCGCCGGGAACCTGTTCGGTTCCGGAACAATCGTCGTGGGGGGATTGGCGCTCTCGCTACTCATCCTTCCCATCATCATCATCTCGTCGCAGGAGGCGATTCGAGCGGTGCCGAACAACATGCGACAGGCGTCGTACGGTATGGGAGCGACCCAGTGGCAAACGGTGAAAAACGTCGTTCTGCCCCGAGCGTTCCCCGGCATCCTCACCGGAACGATTCTCGGACTGGGACGTGCAGTCGGTGAAACTGCACCCCTCATCATGATTGGTGCGGCGGCCATCGCCCCTGTCCCGCGCACGTTCGAGTCGGTCGTCGCCGCAATGCCGATGCAAATCTACGTGTGGGCAGGGGAGTTCGCCACGCCGGAGTTCTTCAACCGAGTCGTTCCGGCGGGTGTCATCGTCCTGCTCGTCGCCATGCTGGCGATGAACTCGGTGGCGATTGCACTGCGGAACAAGTATCAGAAGGAGGGATAA
- the pstC gene encoding phosphate ABC transporter permease subunit PstC — MSTDRITQNLTRRTGNSSRELLARLFFFTCALLSIMTTVGIILLLVNESLRFFSETAGLLGVSGETASILDFFTHTTWRPSNGEFGVLAPLTGTLMVTIGSAIIALPLGVATALYLSEYASSRTRSVLKPALEILAGVPTIVYGFFALIYITPFLDIFIDMQFFNMMSASIVVGIMIIPMVASISEDAMSAVPDELRQAGYGMGATKFDVSVGIVIPAAISGIFSSFILALSRAIGETMAVTIAAGSVAFLRNPLNPMEYTNANMPMTAAIVNNLTGDFAGGGLAYRSAFALGLTLFVITLVMNVISDLIAEHYREEY, encoded by the coding sequence ATGAGTACTGATCGGATAACACAAAATCTTACAAGACGAACAGGCAATTCGTCGCGGGAGCTGTTAGCGCGTCTATTCTTCTTCACGTGCGCGCTCCTGTCGATAATGACGACCGTCGGTATCATACTGTTATTAGTCAACGAATCGCTACGGTTTTTCAGCGAAACAGCAGGACTGTTGGGGGTCAGCGGGGAAACAGCGTCTATTCTTGACTTCTTCACTCATACGACATGGCGGCCCAGCAACGGCGAGTTCGGCGTTTTGGCACCGCTGACCGGGACGCTCATGGTGACGATTGGGTCGGCAATCATTGCGTTACCACTCGGCGTCGCAACCGCACTCTATCTCAGCGAGTACGCGAGTTCGCGCACGCGGTCAGTGTTGAAGCCAGCACTCGAAATCCTCGCAGGAGTGCCGACCATCGTGTACGGGTTTTTCGCACTCATCTACATCACACCGTTCCTCGACATCTTCATCGACATGCAGTTTTTCAACATGATGTCGGCAAGCATCGTCGTCGGTATCATGATTATCCCGATGGTCGCGTCTATCAGTGAGGACGCGATGAGTGCTGTTCCCGACGAACTCCGTCAGGCAGGATACGGCATGGGTGCGACGAAGTTCGACGTTTCTGTCGGCATCGTCATTCCTGCGGCGATTTCGGGGATTTTCTCGTCGTTCATCCTCGCACTGTCGCGTGCAATCGGTGAAACGATGGCGGTGACTATCGCGGCAGGGAGCGTGGCGTTCCTACGGAACCCACTCAACCCAATGGAGTACACCAATGCAAACATGCCGATGACGGCGGCAATCGTGAACAATCTCACAGGTGACTTCGCCGGTGGCGGACTCGCATACCGGAGCGCGTTCGCCCTCGGTCTTACCTTGTTCGTCATCACGCTCGTGATGAACGTCATCAGCGACCTCATCGCGGAACACTACCGGGAGGAATACTAA
- a CDS encoding phosphate ABC transporter substrate-binding protein PstS family protein: MSGKSSSGVSRRKFLMGAGTSGAIALAGCTKNPAAGGGSGGGGGDGGGLSGSISISGSSTVFPLAQAIQEEFNKEYEDVSIPIKSTGSGGGFANHFCPGKTDFNNASRPIREEEVAACENNDITPVELQVATDAVTVVVNNNNDFVDCMTVDELKQIWQGGSDKVTNWSDVNSDWPDEKIQLYGPTEASGTLDYMHEAVVGEDNEHRMDHQASEKDQNIINGVKDSKFALGYLGFSYYSESTDEVKALGIDNGNGCVKPSLETAKSGEYKPLSRPLFTYPAQSALSEDHVAEFAKFWVESTTSKELVANRVGYVPLDDSQKEEQMNTLEEAIEKANGN, translated from the coding sequence ATGTCTGGTAAGTCGTCAAGCGGCGTTTCGCGGCGGAAATTCCTCATGGGAGCAGGTACATCGGGAGCAATCGCGCTCGCGGGTTGTACGAAGAATCCCGCGGCGGGTGGCGGTTCCGGAGGTGGCGGCGGCGATGGCGGTGGACTGAGCGGGTCGATTAGCATCTCCGGTAGTTCGACGGTGTTCCCGCTGGCGCAGGCGATTCAAGAGGAATTCAATAAAGAATACGAGGACGTGAGCATTCCCATCAAATCGACCGGAAGCGGTGGCGGGTTTGCAAACCACTTCTGTCCGGGCAAAACCGATTTCAACAACGCGTCTCGACCGATACGGGAGGAGGAGGTGGCGGCGTGTGAGAACAACGACATCACACCCGTCGAACTACAAGTGGCGACGGACGCGGTTACAGTCGTCGTCAATAACAACAATGACTTCGTCGACTGCATGACCGTCGATGAACTCAAACAGATTTGGCAGGGTGGCAGCGACAAAGTCACCAACTGGAGCGATGTGAACTCCGACTGGCCGGACGAGAAAATTCAGCTCTACGGCCCAACGGAAGCCTCCGGAACGCTCGATTACATGCATGAGGCCGTCGTCGGCGAGGACAACGAACACCGGATGGATCATCAGGCGAGCGAGAAAGACCAGAATATCATCAACGGTGTCAAGGATAGCAAGTTCGCGCTCGGATACCTCGGCTTCTCCTACTACAGCGAATCCACAGACGAGGTAAAAGCACTGGGCATCGACAACGGCAACGGCTGTGTCAAGCCGTCGCTCGAAACCGCCAAATCCGGCGAGTACAAACCGCTTTCGCGGCCGCTGTTCACCTATCCGGCACAGTCGGCGTTGAGCGAAGACCATGTCGCCGAATTTGCGAAGTTCTGGGTAGAAAGCACCACGAGCAAGGAACTCGTGGCGAACCGCGTCGGATACGTCCCACTTGACGATTCGCAGAAAGAAGAGCAGATGAACACACTCGAAGAAGCCATCGAGAAGGCGAACGGTAACTGA
- a CDS encoding phosphate uptake regulator PhoU has protein sequence METRKVQVTGGSTYTVSLPKTWATDNGIEAGSVVEFYPESDSLLLTPKDERDQLEGTLDIRDLQDEELNRAVMTMYVSGFDIITLEANRITTEQRRTISSATQGLVGLEVLEETGNKVVIQDLLDSSELSIHNAVTRMRLIALSMLDDAITALAENDEDIARDVITRDEDVDRLWYVVSRIFRAALRTAKATEELGMSREVCFDYHSSARQLERIADHAAKIGRLTLQTSSAPPEAVMESLEELHDDATDVIDTSMDALFSADNDEATELANEARQAILEIDEHARSIDKLLREQDPQQAQSLGLVVDSLSRCADYGGNIAETALQKAAPRP, from the coding sequence ATGGAGACGCGCAAGGTGCAGGTCACTGGCGGTTCGACGTACACCGTTTCGCTCCCGAAAACGTGGGCAACCGACAACGGCATCGAAGCCGGAAGCGTCGTCGAATTTTATCCGGAATCGGATTCGCTACTACTCACCCCGAAGGACGAACGCGACCAACTGGAAGGAACGCTCGACATCCGCGACCTACAGGATGAGGAGTTGAATCGCGCGGTCATGACGATGTACGTGAGCGGATTCGACATCATCACGCTCGAAGCCAATCGCATCACGACCGAACAGCGAAGAACCATCAGTTCGGCGACGCAAGGGCTGGTCGGACTCGAAGTGTTGGAAGAAACCGGAAACAAGGTCGTCATCCAAGACCTCCTCGACTCCTCCGAGTTGTCGATTCACAACGCGGTCACGCGCATGCGCCTCATCGCGCTCTCGATGCTGGACGACGCAATCACCGCCCTCGCCGAGAACGACGAGGACATCGCGCGCGACGTTATCACCCGCGACGAGGACGTTGATCGTCTGTGGTACGTCGTCTCCCGAATCTTCCGGGCCGCACTTCGCACCGCGAAAGCGACGGAAGAACTCGGCATGTCCCGCGAGGTGTGTTTCGACTACCACTCCAGTGCGCGCCAACTCGAACGCATCGCCGACCACGCCGCCAAAATCGGTCGGCTCACGCTTCAGACGTCGTCGGCACCTCCCGAGGCAGTGATGGAGAGCCTCGAAGAACTCCACGACGACGCCACCGACGTTATCGACACCTCGATGGATGCCCTCTTTTCCGCCGACAACGACGAAGCGACCGAACTCGCAAACGAAGCACGGCAGGCGATTTTAGAAATCGACGAACACGCGCGTTCCATCGACAAGTTGCTCCGCGAACAAGACCCACAGCAGGCCCAGTCGCTCGGCCTCGTCGTTGACTCGCTCTCCCGATGTGCCGACTACGGCGGCAACATCGCCGAGACAGCGCTCCAGAAGGCCGCACCGCGACCCTGA
- a CDS encoding 30S ribosomal protein S8e: protein MKDQGRSTRKRTGGRLKPLRKKKKHELGRQPTETQVGEPRFRTTDARGRNAKIRALTTDAANVTTGDETVSATIQDVLENGANPNYARRNIITKGAVIVTTEGKARVTSRPGQTGQVNAVLVDDE from the coding sequence ATGAAAGACCAAGGACGCTCCACCCGAAAGCGAACCGGCGGCCGACTGAAGCCCCTCCGAAAGAAAAAGAAGCACGAACTCGGCCGTCAACCGACCGAAACGCAGGTCGGCGAACCGCGCTTCCGCACCACGGACGCCCGTGGCCGCAACGCGAAGATTCGCGCGCTCACCACCGACGCCGCCAACGTGACGACGGGCGACGAAACCGTCAGCGCGACGATTCAGGACGTGCTCGAAAACGGCGCGAACCCGAACTACGCCCGCCGAAACATCATCACGAAGGGCGCGGTCATCGTCACGACCGAAGGCAAAGCGCGCGTGACCTCCCGTCCGGGTCAGACCGGTCAGGTCAACGCCGTCCTCGTGGACGACGAATAA